Proteins encoded within one genomic window of Brachybacterium muris:
- a CDS encoding alpha-mannosidase, which translates to MFHDDDRILGRVDRALRERIRPAVLHDLGALEVAEWAVPGDGEPVPYSALDGAEFTPVSLPRPWGRAWSTTFFRLTGTAPAVPEGTRLRVEADLGFVDDWPGNQCEGLLLDEALRPLKAINSRNRSVLVDAPAGTSLTFTLEAAANPDMLSGGTVPSERGDRLTAGPEQLFALRTARWVARDETVWALEHDLDVLRGLAAELPADSVRRARILCALDDALGVLDLRDVRGTAQRAREVLAPALAAPANASALQVTTIGHAHIDSAWLWPVRETVRKVGRTFSNVVALMDEYPDLTFTATSAQQYAWLKESQPEIYARVREKIAEGRWVPSGGMWVESDVMMPGGEALIRQFAYGTRFFEEEFGVRSRTLWLPDSFGYSAALPQIARQVGMDGFLTQKISWNRTNQHPHSTFWWEGIDGTRIFTHFPPVNCYDSMLTADEIAAAERNFAERGRATHQVIPFGYGDGGGGPTADMVERARRRTDLEGSPRLEMGDPDGFFDAAREEYSRAAPVHRGELYLEFHRGIFTSQLEMKQGNRRIEHALRTLELVWALVTARRLGTIDQAAVDALWQRALLLQFHDILPGSSIAWVHREAREDYARMLQRAEELTADGLRLLAADGGTGADGVSLLNPGPHARRQVVALDGELRLLEVPATAIIPLEEAGRPEAAPVEVARQGEEILLRNAHLEVAVGADGTLRRVLDRAAERDVLVPGGEGMHLELFEDLPNEFDAWDIDRHYRGSKRDGEVRTTSGLRVLTESPARAVLAVDLLLGGSPATLTIGLDTDSRQVDMALEVDWQERETLLKVAVPLAVQARETLAETQFGHITRPLHENTSWEFAKFEMPMHRWLLAAEPGWGAAVVNDSSYGFDAMALPTEDGRSTVGTLLRPSLMRAPNWPDPGADRSVRTVRWSLLVGADPVSAAHAANALHLPLRPVPGTVRAQQLAAVDDPGVHVDAVLPAHDGSGDFILRLHEGRGARTRARLHLGLPVGRVREVDPLDAEVPESERTLALDGVDPAEGIPLDLRPFQILSLRLTPGDPA; encoded by the coding sequence ATGTTCCACGACGATGACCGGATCCTGGGCCGCGTGGACCGCGCCCTGCGTGAGCGCATCCGGCCCGCGGTGCTCCACGACCTCGGCGCCCTCGAGGTCGCCGAATGGGCGGTGCCCGGGGACGGCGAACCCGTCCCGTACTCCGCGCTCGACGGCGCCGAGTTCACGCCCGTGTCCCTCCCCCGCCCGTGGGGCCGGGCCTGGTCCACCACGTTCTTCCGCCTCACCGGCACCGCCCCCGCCGTCCCGGAGGGGACGCGCCTGCGGGTCGAGGCCGATCTCGGCTTCGTCGACGACTGGCCGGGCAACCAGTGCGAGGGACTGCTGCTGGACGAGGCGCTCCGCCCGCTGAAGGCCATCAACTCCCGCAACCGCAGCGTCCTCGTCGACGCACCGGCCGGGACCTCGCTCACGTTCACGCTCGAGGCCGCCGCGAACCCGGACATGCTCTCCGGCGGCACCGTCCCCAGCGAGCGCGGGGACCGCCTCACCGCCGGCCCCGAGCAGCTCTTCGCCCTGCGCACCGCCCGCTGGGTCGCCCGCGACGAGACCGTCTGGGCGCTCGAGCACGACCTCGACGTGCTCCGCGGCCTCGCCGCCGAGCTGCCCGCCGACTCGGTGCGCCGGGCCCGGATCCTGTGCGCCCTCGACGACGCGCTGGGCGTCCTGGACCTCCGCGACGTGCGCGGCACCGCGCAGCGCGCCCGCGAGGTGCTCGCCCCTGCCCTCGCCGCGCCGGCGAACGCCTCCGCCCTGCAGGTGACCACCATCGGCCACGCCCACATCGACTCCGCCTGGCTGTGGCCGGTGCGGGAGACGGTGCGGAAGGTGGGCCGCACCTTCTCGAACGTCGTCGCACTCATGGACGAGTACCCGGACCTCACCTTCACCGCCACCAGCGCGCAGCAGTACGCCTGGCTGAAGGAGTCCCAGCCCGAGATCTATGCCCGCGTGCGGGAGAAGATCGCTGAGGGGCGCTGGGTCCCCTCCGGCGGCATGTGGGTCGAGTCCGACGTCATGATGCCCGGCGGCGAGGCGCTGATCCGCCAGTTCGCCTACGGCACCCGCTTCTTCGAGGAGGAGTTCGGGGTCCGTTCGCGCACGCTGTGGCTGCCGGACTCCTTCGGCTACTCCGCCGCCCTGCCCCAGATCGCACGCCAAGTGGGGATGGACGGCTTCCTCACCCAGAAGATCTCGTGGAACCGCACCAACCAGCACCCCCACTCCACCTTCTGGTGGGAGGGCATCGACGGGACCCGGATCTTCACGCACTTCCCGCCCGTGAACTGCTACGACTCCATGCTCACGGCCGACGAGATCGCGGCCGCCGAGCGGAACTTCGCCGAGCGCGGCCGCGCCACCCACCAGGTGATCCCCTTCGGCTACGGGGACGGCGGGGGCGGCCCCACGGCTGACATGGTCGAACGGGCACGCCGCCGGACCGACCTCGAGGGCTCCCCGCGCCTGGAGATGGGCGACCCGGACGGGTTCTTCGACGCGGCGCGCGAGGAGTACAGCCGCGCCGCTCCCGTGCACCGCGGCGAGCTCTACCTCGAGTTCCATCGCGGGATCTTCACCTCGCAGCTCGAGATGAAGCAGGGCAACCGCCGGATCGAGCACGCGCTGCGTACCCTCGAGCTGGTCTGGGCGCTCGTCACCGCGCGCCGGCTCGGCACGATCGACCAGGCCGCGGTCGATGCGCTGTGGCAACGGGCGCTGCTGCTCCAGTTCCACGACATCCTCCCCGGCAGCTCGATCGCCTGGGTGCACCGCGAGGCGCGCGAGGACTACGCCCGGATGCTGCAGCGCGCCGAGGAGCTCACCGCCGACGGGCTCCGCCTGCTGGCCGCCGACGGGGGCACCGGGGCCGACGGTGTCTCGCTGCTGAATCCGGGGCCGCACGCCCGCCGCCAGGTGGTCGCTCTGGACGGGGAGCTGCGCCTCCTCGAGGTGCCCGCGACCGCGATCATCCCGCTCGAGGAGGCGGGTCGCCCGGAGGCGGCGCCCGTCGAGGTGGCCCGGCAGGGTGAGGAGATCCTCCTGCGGAACGCGCATCTCGAGGTGGCCGTCGGCGCCGACGGGACGCTGCGCCGCGTCCTCGACCGCGCCGCCGAGCGGGACGTGCTCGTCCCCGGCGGCGAGGGCATGCACCTCGAACTCTTCGAGGACCTCCCCAACGAGTTCGACGCCTGGGACATCGACCGCCACTACCGCGGCAGCAAGCGCGACGGCGAGGTCCGTACGACGTCCGGGCTACGCGTTCTCACCGAGTCACCGGCCCGCGCCGTCCTCGCCGTGGACCTGCTGCTCGGCGGCTCCCCCGCGACGCTCACCATCGGTCTCGACACCGACTCCCGCCAGGTGGACATGGCGCTCGAGGTCGACTGGCAGGAGCGCGAGACGCTGCTCAAGGTCGCCGTCCCCCTCGCCGTGCAGGCGCGGGAGACCCTCGCCGAGACCCAGTTCGGGCACATCACCCGGCCCCTGCACGAGAACACCAGCTGGGAGTTCGCGAAGTTCGAGATGCCGATGCACCGCTGGCTGCTCGCCGCGGAACCGGGCTGGGGCGCGGCCGTCGTCAATGACTCCAGCTACGGCTTCGACGCGATGGCGCTGCCCACCGAGGACGGGCGGAGCACCGTCGGCACCCTGCTGCGGCCGAGCCTCATGCGCGCCCCGAACTGGCCCGACCCTGGCGCCGACCGCAGCGTTCGCACGGTGCGATGGAGCCTGCTCGTCGGCGCCGACCCAGTCTCCGCCGCGCACGCGGCGAACGCCCTCCATCTGCCGCTGCGGCCCGTCCCCGGGACGGTCCGCGCCCAGCAGCTCGCCGCGGTCGACGACCCCGGCGTGCACGTCGACGCGGTGCTGCCCGCGCACGACGGCAGCGGCGACTTCATCCTCCGGCTCCACGAAGGGCGCGGCGCCCGCACGCGGGCCCGGCTCCACCTGGGCCTGCCCGTCGGCCGCGTGCGCGAGGTCGACCCGCTGGACGCGGAGGTGCCGGAGAGCGAACGCACTCTCGCGCTCGACGGCGTCGACCCTGCCGAGGGCATCCCCCTGGACCTGCGCCCCTTCCAGATCCTGTCCCTCCGCCTCACCCCGGGAGACCCCGCATGA
- a CDS encoding PfkB family carbohydrate kinase: MTDPQAPQQVAAPARATTTSQVVDLLAVGQLFLDVLYGPLPSAPVLGQELFTEQVTLVPGGIANFAAAATALGARAEIAAPIGDGPLSALTRTLLEERGIGTDALEVQAGWDLQLTTGLSYEGDRALVTAGLPPAGRAGAPRGLARAGSVAVHLELGDMPWLADTPGRVFADVGWDPSGVWDRAMLRHLAHCHVFLPNADEAQAYTRTGSPRAAARALAELVPLAVVTCGADGVIAIDAAAGTEVQVGAVDLGPIDPTGAGDTFGAALIVLLDRGLPLAAAAEAAGLAATARAAGAVGPARTPSLPQLAELAREHRLDCAEALTALSRSSP, from the coding sequence ATGACCGACCCCCAGGCACCGCAGCAGGTCGCCGCCCCGGCTCGTGCCACCACGACGTCGCAGGTGGTGGACCTCCTCGCCGTGGGCCAGCTCTTCCTCGACGTGCTCTACGGCCCGCTGCCCTCCGCACCCGTGCTCGGGCAGGAGCTGTTCACCGAGCAGGTCACCCTCGTGCCCGGCGGGATCGCGAACTTCGCCGCGGCCGCCACGGCCCTCGGCGCCCGGGCGGAGATCGCCGCGCCGATCGGTGACGGGCCGCTCAGCGCCCTCACCCGCACGCTGCTCGAGGAGCGCGGGATCGGGACCGATGCCCTGGAGGTCCAGGCGGGCTGGGACCTCCAGCTCACCACTGGACTCTCCTACGAGGGCGACCGCGCCCTGGTCACCGCCGGGCTCCCGCCCGCGGGCCGTGCCGGCGCCCCGCGAGGGCTCGCCCGGGCGGGCTCGGTCGCCGTCCATCTCGAGCTCGGTGACATGCCCTGGCTCGCGGACACCCCGGGCCGGGTCTTCGCCGACGTGGGCTGGGATCCGAGCGGCGTGTGGGACCGTGCCATGCTGCGCCACCTCGCGCACTGCCACGTCTTCCTCCCGAACGCCGACGAGGCCCAGGCCTACACCCGCACCGGCTCGCCGCGCGCGGCCGCCCGCGCGCTCGCCGAGCTCGTGCCGCTCGCGGTCGTCACCTGCGGGGCCGACGGGGTGATCGCGATCGACGCCGCCGCCGGCACCGAGGTCCAGGTGGGGGCGGTTGACCTCGGCCCCATCGACCCGACGGGGGCCGGGGACACCTTCGGCGCCGCGCTCATCGTGCTCCTGGACCGCGGCCTGCCGCTGGCGGCGGCGGCCGAGGCGGCCGGCCTCGCCGCGACCGCACGCGCCGCAGGCGCCGTCGGCCCCGCCCGTACCCCCTCGCTCCCGCAGCTCGCCGAGCTCGCGCGAGAGCACCGCCTGGACTGCGCAGAGGCGCTCACCGCCCTCAGCCGGTCCTCCCCATGA
- a CDS encoding DeoR/GlpR family DNA-binding transcription regulator, whose amino-acid sequence MIRAARLEAIENMVVTHHVVSTQQIAAELAISGTTARRDLEDLVAAGRVERVHGGARSLTAPAAPAAEGQRPPAGSPAEDEAAGVDDPFHEVLRRNSRIKQALAEAAAPEFTDGQTLYLDIGTTTYELARRLMHLDLTVVTSSLEVIQLLSAAPQVKLVVLGGEFNRDYRCTQGPRVLEGLTDLHIDCAVLGCAGITESGVVRDTDSRQATIKRAAAAASSRTVLLADASKIPGIGPYTALDISDVDRLVTEGPLPTALHELCTAADTEVLTA is encoded by the coding sequence ATGATCAGAGCCGCTCGCCTCGAGGCCATCGAGAACATGGTGGTCACGCACCACGTCGTGTCCACGCAGCAGATCGCCGCCGAGCTGGCCATCTCCGGGACCACCGCCCGCCGCGACCTCGAGGACCTCGTCGCCGCCGGCCGCGTCGAGCGCGTGCACGGGGGCGCCCGCTCCCTCACCGCTCCCGCCGCGCCCGCCGCCGAGGGACAGCGGCCGCCGGCCGGCTCCCCCGCGGAGGACGAGGCCGCGGGGGTCGATGATCCCTTCCACGAGGTGCTGCGCCGCAACTCCCGGATCAAGCAGGCCCTCGCCGAGGCGGCCGCCCCGGAGTTCACCGACGGGCAGACGCTCTACCTCGACATCGGCACCACCACCTACGAGCTCGCCCGCCGGCTCATGCACCTCGACCTCACCGTGGTCACCAGCTCCCTCGAGGTGATCCAGCTGCTCTCCGCCGCACCCCAGGTGAAGCTCGTGGTGCTCGGCGGCGAGTTCAACCGCGACTACCGCTGCACGCAGGGTCCGCGGGTCCTCGAGGGCCTCACCGACCTGCACATCGACTGCGCCGTGCTGGGCTGCGCCGGGATCACCGAGAGCGGCGTCGTGCGCGACACCGATTCGCGCCAGGCGACGATCAAGCGCGCCGCCGCCGCGGCGAGCAGCCGCACCGTGCTCCTCGCCGACGCCTCGAAGATCCCCGGCATCGGCCCCTACACCGCCCTGGACATCTCGGACGTGGACCGCCTGGTCACCGAGGGTCCGCTCCCCACCGCGCTGCACGAGCTGTGCACCGCCGCCGACACGGAGGTCCTCACCGCATGA
- a CDS encoding extracellular solute-binding protein — MTHPRLSRRSALGLGAAAGSLALFTGCSTSTSGSGSGGGKDGGISLWIWPEGFADDVVADITERFPDAGFTQTVQGGDFKQKLQTTLQAGKGLPNITGIKGEDIAHFSSVAEYFVDLNTLGAEDHKGEYADWKWEQATTKDGKQLGIPIDIGPTALFYRHDIFEKNGLPSTPEDLAAAIREWEQLFDLGKQLNAADKDTYLIRNLSGVFDLAWRQSGKAFIDEEGAFIGADSHIRQAWDLAISAHDAGINAALESNTPDLAAAVAAGKLPADFGASWHLADLIVDAPDTSGKWHVCEHPGDAANLGGSFLGIPADVEDQEQAFEIILALLDAKNLAREYVHSGNFPANLEAMESPEVQGEVEFLGGQVAGKVFAHAAEYVRPLYEDPADGTVNAPFYAELALVEASGKDPAKAWDAAVAEAERLAEQNGITVA, encoded by the coding sequence ATGACGCATCCCCGTCTCTCCCGTCGTTCCGCGCTCGGTCTCGGCGCGGCGGCAGGTTCGCTGGCACTGTTCACCGGCTGCTCGACCAGCACCTCCGGCTCCGGCTCCGGCGGGGGCAAGGACGGCGGGATCTCGCTGTGGATCTGGCCCGAGGGCTTCGCCGATGACGTCGTCGCGGACATCACCGAGCGCTTCCCGGACGCCGGCTTCACCCAGACCGTCCAGGGCGGCGACTTCAAGCAGAAGCTGCAGACCACCCTCCAGGCCGGGAAGGGCCTGCCGAACATCACCGGCATCAAGGGCGAGGACATCGCGCACTTCTCGAGCGTCGCCGAGTACTTCGTGGACCTCAACACCCTCGGGGCCGAGGACCACAAGGGCGAGTACGCGGACTGGAAGTGGGAGCAGGCCACCACCAAGGACGGCAAGCAGCTGGGCATCCCGATCGACATCGGCCCCACCGCCCTGTTCTACCGCCACGACATCTTCGAGAAGAACGGACTGCCCTCCACCCCGGAGGACCTCGCCGCCGCGATCCGCGAATGGGAGCAGCTGTTCGACCTCGGCAAGCAGCTGAACGCCGCCGACAAGGACACGTACCTCATCCGGAACCTCTCCGGCGTCTTCGACCTCGCCTGGCGCCAGAGCGGCAAGGCGTTCATCGACGAGGAGGGCGCGTTCATCGGCGCGGACTCCCACATCCGCCAGGCCTGGGACCTCGCGATCTCCGCGCACGACGCGGGCATCAACGCGGCGCTCGAGTCCAACACCCCCGACCTCGCCGCGGCCGTCGCCGCCGGCAAGCTGCCAGCGGACTTCGGCGCCTCCTGGCACCTCGCTGACCTCATCGTCGACGCCCCGGACACCTCCGGGAAGTGGCACGTCTGCGAGCACCCCGGCGACGCCGCGAACCTCGGCGGCTCCTTCCTGGGCATCCCGGCGGACGTCGAGGACCAGGAGCAGGCCTTCGAGATCATCCTCGCGCTGCTGGACGCGAAGAACCTCGCCCGCGAGTACGTCCACTCCGGGAACTTCCCCGCGAACCTCGAGGCGATGGAGTCCCCCGAGGTGCAGGGCGAGGTCGAGTTCCTCGGCGGCCAGGTCGCCGGCAAGGTGTTCGCCCACGCCGCAGAGTACGTCCGCCCCCTCTACGAGGACCCTGCCGACGGCACCGTCAACGCCCCGTTCTACGCCGAGCTCGCGCTCGTCGAAGCGAGCGGCAAGGACCCGGCGAAGGCCTGGGACGCGGCCGTGGCCGAGGCGGAGCGGCTCGCGGAGCAGAACGGGATCACGGTCGCCTGA
- a CDS encoding carbohydrate ABC transporter permease, with product MTLAPTPTRPRAEEHAPAAHRPRLRPGRVIRHVLLLLGALVSIFPFYWMIVLSSHRSAAIFEFPPPLLPGDRFMENFTRVMDSVNVWAAMGNTVVVASTVTFFVLLIDSLAAFAFAKFSFRGKNVLFLLVMLTFLLPSQLATIPQFLMMTELGWVGELKSVIVPSLAGAFGIFWLRQFFQNSVRTELIEAATIDGCGFFRQYFHVALPSGRSAMAFLGMFTFIGSWNDFMWPLIVLNDPDRLTLQVALSQLQTTHGTDYGMLMMSALIAVVPLILVFIIGAKQFIAGITDGAVK from the coding sequence ATGACCCTTGCCCCGACCCCCACCCGCCCTCGCGCCGAGGAGCACGCCCCGGCGGCGCATCGCCCGCGGCTGCGCCCGGGCCGCGTGATCCGCCACGTCCTGCTGCTCCTCGGAGCGCTCGTGTCGATCTTCCCGTTCTACTGGATGATCGTGCTGTCCAGCCACCGCTCCGCGGCGATCTTCGAGTTCCCGCCGCCGCTGCTGCCCGGCGACCGCTTCATGGAGAACTTCACCCGGGTGATGGACTCGGTGAACGTGTGGGCCGCGATGGGCAACACGGTGGTCGTCGCCTCGACGGTGACGTTCTTCGTGCTGCTGATCGACTCGCTGGCCGCGTTCGCGTTCGCGAAGTTCTCCTTCCGCGGCAAGAACGTCCTGTTCCTGCTGGTCATGCTGACGTTCCTGCTGCCTTCGCAGCTCGCGACCATCCCGCAGTTCCTGATGATGACGGAGCTGGGCTGGGTGGGGGAGCTGAAGTCCGTGATCGTCCCCTCGCTCGCCGGCGCCTTCGGGATCTTCTGGCTGCGGCAGTTCTTCCAGAACTCCGTGCGGACCGAGCTCATCGAGGCCGCGACGATCGACGGCTGCGGCTTCTTCCGCCAGTACTTCCACGTCGCCCTGCCCTCGGGCCGCTCCGCGATGGCGTTCCTGGGCATGTTCACGTTCATCGGCTCGTGGAACGACTTCATGTGGCCGCTCATCGTGCTGAACGACCCCGACCGCCTCACCCTCCAGGTGGCGCTGTCCCAGCTGCAGACCACCCACGGCACCGACTACGGCATGCTCATGATGAGCGCGCTCATCGCCGTGGTCCCGCTGATCCTCGTGTTCATCATCGGCGCGAAGCAGTTCATCGCCGGGATCACGGACGGGGCGGTGAAGTAG
- a CDS encoding 6-phospho-beta-glucosidase, with protein MKLALLGGGGFRVPLVFRTLLADTSPGRVTELRLVDTDPARLRTMSSILETMSAGRADAPRILLFTDLREAVRGVDFVFSALRVGGTRGRALDEQIAQQVGLLGQETTGFGGISYALRGLPTALDIARTIAEVNPEAWLINFTNPAGIVTEASRAILGDRVIGICDSPIGLARRALGALESAGLAPAGTTAATGLGDSPVRLDYIGLNHLGWLQGLEVDGTDLMPALLARPDLLERTEEGRLFGADWVRTLGCLPNEYLHYYYFARETVAADADADLTRGRFLLGQQDAFFTEAAGSPERAAELWEATRRRREETYMATNREAAGGMERDEADLESGGYDKVALAIMHAIAHDRPAQLILNVANGSQVDFLPPDAVIEVPCTVDANGATAHQVSPVPVHGRGLVHTVKTVERTVIAAVQERSRDLAVEALALHPLIDGVGVARKALALAEDAFPELAYLR; from the coding sequence ATGAAGCTCGCACTCCTGGGCGGGGGCGGCTTCCGCGTCCCGCTCGTCTTCCGCACGCTGTTGGCAGACACCTCCCCCGGCCGGGTCACCGAGCTGCGCCTGGTCGACACCGATCCCGCGCGCCTGCGCACCATGTCCTCGATCCTCGAGACGATGAGCGCGGGCCGGGCGGACGCGCCCCGCATTCTGCTCTTCACCGACCTGCGCGAGGCCGTGCGCGGCGTCGACTTCGTGTTCTCCGCCCTGCGCGTGGGCGGCACGCGCGGCCGCGCGCTGGACGAGCAGATCGCGCAGCAGGTGGGCCTGCTAGGCCAGGAGACCACCGGCTTCGGCGGCATCAGCTACGCGCTGCGCGGCCTGCCCACCGCCCTGGACATCGCCCGCACGATCGCCGAGGTGAACCCCGAGGCGTGGCTGATCAACTTCACCAACCCCGCCGGCATCGTCACCGAGGCGAGCCGCGCGATCCTCGGCGACCGCGTCATCGGGATCTGCGACTCCCCCATCGGCCTCGCCCGGCGGGCGCTCGGCGCCCTCGAATCGGCCGGCCTCGCCCCCGCCGGCACGACCGCGGCCACCGGGCTCGGCGACTCCCCCGTGCGGCTGGACTACATCGGGCTGAACCACCTCGGCTGGCTGCAGGGCCTCGAGGTGGACGGCACCGACCTGATGCCGGCCCTGCTCGCGCGCCCCGACCTGCTCGAGCGCACCGAGGAGGGACGCCTGTTCGGGGCGGACTGGGTCCGCACCCTGGGCTGCCTGCCCAACGAGTACCTGCACTACTACTACTTCGCGCGCGAGACCGTCGCGGCCGATGCGGACGCGGACCTCACCCGCGGCCGGTTCCTCCTTGGCCAGCAGGACGCGTTCTTCACCGAGGCGGCCGGCTCGCCCGAGCGCGCCGCGGAGCTGTGGGAGGCGACCCGGCGCCGCCGCGAGGAGACCTACATGGCCACCAACCGCGAGGCGGCCGGCGGCATGGAGCGCGACGAGGCGGATCTCGAGTCCGGCGGCTACGACAAGGTCGCGCTCGCGATCATGCACGCGATCGCCCATGACCGGCCCGCCCAGCTCATTCTGAACGTCGCGAACGGCTCCCAGGTCGACTTCCTCCCGCCGGACGCGGTCATCGAGGTGCCCTGCACGGTCGACGCGAACGGGGCGACGGCGCATCAGGTCTCCCCCGTCCCCGTCCACGGCCGCGGCCTCGTCCACACCGTCAAGACCGTCGAGCGCACTGTGATCGCCGCCGTCCAGGAGCGCAGCCGCGATCTCGCCGTCGAAGCGCTCGCGCTGCACCCGCTGATCGACGGGGTGGGAGTGGCCCGGAAGGCCCTCGCCCTCGCCGAGGACGCCTTCCCCGAGCTCGCCTACCTCCGCTGA
- a CDS encoding carbohydrate ABC transporter permease, protein MTSTPSPQVLPPRPAGDRRRRGGGRPTDPGTLGVRGRRARPMYLAVAPYFLLFAVFSAIPIVFTMFLAFTDWRGIGEWNVIGLENFSYLIHDPLFWKSLKNTLILWVMSTVPCLTLATLLALALNASVRFSTVYRVAYLVPNITSLVAMGILFSSIFSSNFGIANAMLNLVGIDSVRWLQTEWGIKIAISTLSAWSFVGYNALIILAGLQSIEKQVYEAAQLDGAGPVRTFFSITLPMLRPIVLFITIMSTIGSLQSFTESQVMTSSQGGGASSAGGVGNSGLTMVLYFYSVAFQENRYGYGATIAWGVMVVVIVFTIINWFATRERSR, encoded by the coding sequence ATGACGAGCACGCCGTCCCCGCAGGTCCTCCCACCCCGCCCCGCCGGCGACCGCCGCCGGCGGGGCGGGGGCCGCCCCACCGACCCCGGCACCCTCGGCGTGCGCGGGAGGCGTGCGCGCCCGATGTACCTCGCGGTCGCCCCGTACTTCCTGCTCTTCGCGGTCTTCAGCGCGATCCCGATCGTCTTCACGATGTTCCTCGCGTTCACGGACTGGCGCGGCATCGGGGAGTGGAACGTCATCGGGCTGGAGAACTTCTCCTACCTGATCCACGACCCCCTGTTCTGGAAGTCGCTGAAGAACACCCTGATCCTCTGGGTGATGTCCACGGTCCCGTGCCTCACCCTGGCGACCCTGCTCGCCCTCGCGCTGAACGCCTCGGTGCGCTTCTCCACGGTGTACCGGGTCGCCTATCTGGTCCCGAACATCACCTCGCTCGTGGCGATGGGCATCCTGTTCAGCTCGATCTTCTCCTCGAACTTCGGCATCGCGAACGCGATGCTGAACCTCGTGGGGATCGACTCCGTGCGCTGGCTGCAGACGGAGTGGGGGATCAAGATCGCGATCTCCACCTTGTCCGCGTGGAGTTTCGTGGGCTACAACGCCCTGATCATCCTCGCGGGCCTGCAGTCGATCGAGAAGCAGGTGTACGAGGCCGCGCAGCTGGACGGCGCCGGGCCCGTGCGGACCTTCTTCTCCATCACGCTGCCGATGCTGCGCCCCATCGTCCTGTTCATCACGATCATGTCGACCATCGGCTCGCTGCAGAGCTTCACCGAGTCCCAGGTGATGACGTCCTCGCAGGGCGGGGGAGCCTCCTCCGCCGGCGGCGTCGGCAACTCGGGGCTGACCATGGTGCTGTACTTCTACTCCGTCGCGTTCCAGGAGAACCGTTACGGGTACGGCGCCACCATCGCGTGGGGCGTGATGGTCGTGGTCATCGTCTTCACGATCATCAACTGGTTCGCCACTCGGGAGCGCTCACGATGA
- a CDS encoding alkaline phosphatase family protein — MKLLLIGVDGVRLDVALPAALARHTGFAEPDHPADPRFRAEEPAAPGPEMPRHEEPAAPTLARLLEGGEILPVWMTPPTDSGPGWASLLTGTTHEQNNVWWNEFVGHRLARTPDILSRIFFADPRSRTFAASTWDALVDASSAGPVIHQRVDQQAGGQHQLMKATDFSRGCHSADVQVRGHAAWVLNHEGPDASFVYFEGVDEAGHAHGAASPEYREAIAAADEHVRYLVKAVSERHEQLGEDWLIAVVTDHGHKPEGGHGEDEVDVRRSFLLLHHVGSEAGRERVRRVVTGRGPLRSEDVTPLLLELLGVTEARWEAGHEVGALHDTPSVGPTRNLDHEW; from the coding sequence ATGAAGCTCCTCCTCATCGGCGTGGACGGGGTGCGCCTCGACGTCGCCCTGCCCGCCGCGCTCGCCCGTCATACCGGGTTCGCCGAGCCCGATCACCCGGCCGATCCGCGGTTCCGGGCCGAGGAGCCGGCCGCCCCGGGCCCGGAGATGCCTCGCCACGAGGAGCCGGCCGCGCCGACCCTCGCCCGCCTGCTCGAGGGCGGGGAGATTCTGCCGGTGTGGATGACCCCGCCCACCGACTCCGGGCCCGGCTGGGCCTCGCTGCTCACCGGCACCACGCACGAGCAGAACAACGTGTGGTGGAACGAGTTCGTGGGCCACCGCCTCGCACGGACCCCCGACATCCTCTCCCGCATATTCTTCGCAGATCCGCGCTCGCGAACCTTCGCGGCCTCCACCTGGGACGCGCTCGTGGACGCGAGCTCCGCCGGACCTGTCATCCACCAGCGGGTGGACCAGCAGGCCGGCGGGCAGCACCAGCTGATGAAAGCCACCGACTTCTCCCGCGGCTGCCACAGCGCGGACGTCCAGGTCCGCGGCCATGCCGCGTGGGTGCTGAACCACGAGGGGCCCGACGCGAGCTTCGTCTACTTCGAAGGCGTGGACGAGGCGGGGCATGCTCATGGCGCCGCCTCCCCCGAGTACCGCGAGGCGATCGCCGCGGCCGATGAGCACGTCCGCTACCTGGTCAAGGCCGTCAGCGAGCGCCACGAGCAGCTCGGCGAGGACTGGCTCATCGCCGTCGTCACCGATCACGGGCACAAGCCCGAGGGCGGGCACGGCGAGGACGAGGTGGACGTGCGCCGCTCCTTCCTGCTGCTGCACCACGTCGGCTCCGAGGCGGGCAGGGAGCGAGTGCGCCGCGTCGTCACGGGCCGCGGACCGCTGCGCAGCGAGGACGTCACTCCGCTGCTGCTCGAGCTGCTCGGCGTCACCGAGGCCCGCTGGGAGGCCGGCCATGAGGTCGGCGCCCTGCACGACACCCCGTCCGTCGGCCCCACAAGGAACCTCGACCATGAATGGTGA